Part of the Xanthomonas sp. SI genome is shown below.
GCACGCTGCTGCAGCGCCTGCGCCAGCGGCGCCTGCCCGGCGCGCGCTGGCTGGTGATCGCCGCGCCGTACCTGTGGCTGCTGCTGTTCTTCGCGATTCCGTTCCTGATCGTGCTGCGCATCTCTTTCGCCGAGCAGGCGATCAGCAGCCCGCCGTACAGCAATCTGCTGGACTACACCGACGGTGTGCTGACGCTGAAGTTCACCCTGCAGAACTACCTGGCGCTGGTGCGCGACAACCAGTACATCGAAGCCTACTGGGGTTCGATCAAGATCGCCGGGATCTCCACCCTGCTGACCCTGCTGATCGGTTATCCGATGGCCTATGTGATCGCGCGCCTGTCGCCGTCGGCGCGCAACATCGCGATGATGCTGGTGGTGCTGCCGTCGTGGACCTCGTTCCTGATCCGCGTCTACGCCTGGATCGGCATCCTCGACAGCAACGGCGTGCTCAACCGCACGCTGCTGGCGCTGGGGTTGATCGAGCAGCCGCTGCGCATCCTGTACACGCCGATCGCCGCCTATATCGGCATCGTCTACTGCTATCTGCCGTTCATGGTGTTGCCGCTGTACGCCACGCTGGTGAAGCAGGACCACCGCCTGCTCGAGGCCGCCTACGACCTGGGCGCGCGACCATGGAAAGCGTTCGCGACCATCACCTTGCCGATGTCGCGCCCGGGCATCGTCGCCGGTTGCATGCTGGTGATGATCCCGGCGGTGGGCGAGTTCGTGATCCCGGAAATGCTCGGCGGCCCGGACACCTTGATGATCGGCCGGGTGCTGTGGGGCGAGTTCTTCAACAACCGCGACTGGCCGGCGGCCTCGGCCGTGGCGATCGCGATGCTGCTGTTGCTGATGGTGCCGATCCTGATCTTCAACCGCTACCAGCAGCGCCAGCTCGAAGGCGGTCAGGCGTGAGCGGCGCGGGCGCGCTGCGCGGCGGACGCGTGCTGCGCTGGACGGTGCTGACCGGCGGCTTCGCCTTCCTGTATCTGCCGATCCTGCTGTTGATGGTGTACTCGTTCAATTCCTCAAAGCTGGCCACGGTGTGGGCGGGGTTCTCCACCAAGTGGTACGGCGAACTGCTGCGCGACCGGCAGATCCTGCAGGCGGCGTGGATCAGCCTGAAGGTGGCGTTCTGGACCGCGACCGCGTCGATGGTGATCGGCACGCTGGCGGCGATGGTGATGACCCGCTTCCGTCGCTTCCCCAGCAAGAGCCTGTTCGGCGCGTTGGTGACCGCGCCGCTGGTGATGCCGGAGGTGATCATCGGCCTGTCGATCATGATGATGCTGGTGTCGATGGGCGGGCTGATCGGCATCCCGCCCAAGGGCGTCACCGCGATCTGGGCCGCGCACGTCACCTTCACCCTGTCCTTCGTCACCGTGGTGGTGTCCTCGCGCCTGCAGGAACTGGACCGCTCGCTGGAAGAGGCGGCGATGGACCTGGGCGCGAACCGGCTCAAGGTGTTCTTCCTGATCACGCTGCCGATCATCGCCCCGGCGCTGGTGTCCGGCTGGCTGCTGGCGTTCACTCTGTCGCTGGACGACGTGGTGATCGCCAACTTCGTCGCCGGGCCCAACTCGACCACGCTGCCGATGACCGTGTTCTCCTCGGTGCGGATGGGGCTGAAGCCGAAGATCAACGCACTGGCCACGCTGATGGTGCTGGCGGTGTCGATCGCGGCCTTCATCGGCTGGTGGCTGATGGCGCGCAGCGAGAAGCGACGCCAGCGCGACGTCCAGCTGGCGCTGCAGCAGGGCGGTTAGCGACGTGCTGCTTTTCTGTAGGAGCGGCTTCAGCCGCGACCGGGCGTTCCGGTAACACCCCGGTCGCGGCTGAAGCCGCTCCTACAAAGGCTGCCGCCATCGCAGAACGCTGTGGTCCATCGCCTCGGCGCCATCGCCACGCCGCCGCAACCTTCGCGGCGCTAGGCTGGGCGGACTTTTTCCAGGAGTCCGTCGCGATGCCTTACGACACCGTCAATCCCGCCACCGGCCAGGTCGACTACAGCCTGGAGCTGATGGATGCCGCCGCCGTCGAGCAGCGCCTGGCCGCGTCCGCGCAGGCCTTCCCCGCGTGGGCGGAAACCCCGCTGGAGCAGCGCGGCGCGCTGTTGCGGCAGGTCGGCGTGCAGTTGCGCGCGCGCCGCGAGGAGATCCAGCGGCTGATGACTGCGGAGATGGGCAAGCTGCGCAAGGAGGCGCTGGCCGAGATCGACAAGTGCGCCGATGCCTGCGACTACTACGCCGAGCACGCCGCCGATTACCTGCGCGAGCAGCCGATCGCCACCGATGCGCAGCGCAGCTACGTGCGCTACGAGCCGCTGGGCTGCGTGTTGGCGGTGATGCCGTGGAACTTTCCGCTGTGGCAGGTGTTCCGCTTCCTGGCGCCGGCGTTGATGGCCGGCAACGTGGCGCTGCTCAAGCACGCCAGCAACGTGCCGCGTTGCGCCGATGCGATCCACGCCGCGCTGGCCGCCGCCGGCGTGCCGGCCGGCGTGTTCGACGTGCTGCACATCGACAACGACCAGGCCGCCGAGGTGCTGCGCGACGCGCGCATCGCCGCGGTGACCCTGACCGGCAGCGAGCGCGCCGGCCGCTCGATCGCCGCCAACGCCGGCGACCAGCTGAAGAAGTGCGTGATGGAACTCGGCGGCAGCGACGCCTTCGTGGTGCTGGACGACGCCGATCTGGACACCACTGTGGCCGCGGCGGTGAAGTCGCGCTTCGACAATGCCGGGCAGACCTGCATCGCGGCCAAGCGCTTTGTGGTGGTCGAGGCCATCGCCGACGCCTTCGTGCGCCGCTTCGTCGCCGCCGCGGCCGAGCGCCGCCTCGGCGATCCGCAGGACGAAGCGACCACGCTGGCGCCGCTGGCGCGGCAGGACCTGCGCGACGAACTGCACAAGCAGGTACAGGCCAGCATCGCCAAGGGCGCCAAGCCGCTGCTCGGCGCCGCGCCCGATACGTCCACCCACGCCGGCTATCCGGCCTCGATCCTCGACCACGTGGTGCCGGGCATGCCCGCCTACGACGAAGAGTTGTTCGGCCCGGTCGCCGCGATCCTGCGCGTGGCCGACGAAGCCGAGGCGGTACGCGTGGCCAACGACACCAGCTTCGGCCTGGGCGGCAGCGTGTGGAGCGCCGACCGCGCCCGCGGCGAGCGCGTCGCGCGCCAGCTGCAATGCGGCGCGGCCTTCGTCAACGCCATCGTCAAGAGCGACGTGCGCCTGCCGTTCGGCGGCATCAAGCGCTCCGGCTTCGGCCGCGAACTGGCCGAGCACGGCATTCATGAGTTCATGAATATCAAGTCGGTGTATGTTGGTTGAAGCCGGGATTGGGGAGTCGGGATTAGGGATTCGCAACAGCGGATCCCGATGCCTGACTCCTAGCGACGAAGCTGTTGCTTCAACGCGTGGCTTGCCTCGAACTGGCTACGGCGTGGAGTTTCGCCATTGCGAATCCCCAATCTCCAATCCCGGCTCACAGCCACCGCGCCCGCTTGAACGCCAGATACAGCCCCAGGCAGACGACGCCGACGCCGCCGATCATCAGCGGATAGGCCCAGTGCCATTCCAGTTCCGGCATCTGCTTGAAGTTCATGCCGTACCAGCTGGTGATCAGGGTCGGCGCGGCCAGCAGGGCGGCCCAGGCGCCGAGGCGCTTGACCGTCTCGCCCTGGGCCAGGGTCACCAGCGACAGGTTCACGCTCAGTGCGGTGCCGAGCATCTCGCGCAGGGTGTCGATCGCTTCGTTGGTGCGCACCGCATGATCTAGCACGTCGCGCACGTACAGCCGCACTTCGTCGGGGATCAGCGGGCCGGGGTTGCGCTTGAGGTGGGACAGCACGTCCTGCAGCGGCGCCACGCCCAGGCGCATCTGGTTGAGTTCGCGCTTGAGTTCGTACAGGCGGATCGCGGTGTCGCGCCGGTAGGCCTCGGCGAAGATGTCCTTCTCCAGGCGCTCCAGGCTTTGCCGGAATTCGTCCAGGATCGGCTGGTAGTTGTCGACGATGTAGTCCAGCACCGCATACAGCGCGTAGGACGGGCCCAACTGCATCAGCGCCGACTCGCGTTCCAGGCGTTCGCGCACCGGCGCGTACGGCAGCGAGGCGCCGTGGCGCACGGTCAGCAGGAAGCGCGCGCCGAGGAAGGCGTGGGTCTCGCCGTAGACGATGCGCTCGTCGATCACCTGCGCGGTGTGCACGGCCAGGAACAGCGAGTTGCCGTAGGCCTCGACCTTGGGCCGCTGGTGCGCCATGCGCGTGTCCTCGATCGCCAGGTCGTGCAGCTGGAATTCTTCCTGCAGCTTCTGCAGCACGTGGTCGGCGGGTTCGTACATGCCGACCCAGACGAAGCCGTCGGGCGCGGCCAGCACGTCGCTGATCTGTTCCAGGGCGATGTCGTTGCGGCGGCCGTGGCCGTCGTAGTGCACGCAGTTGATGACGCAGGCGGGATTGGCGGGGACGGTGGCCATGGGCAGCAATGGTGTGCGGGCGGGATCAGCGCTGCAAGCGGCGCCGCGTGAACGCCCAGGCCAGCGCGGCGTGCACCGGCAGCAGCAGGGCGATCCACTGCAGGTTGAATTGCGGCTGCAGCATCGACAGCCAGTGGATCAGCAAAGCCGCGCCGGCCAATGCCACCACCGTCCACAGCGCGATGCCGAACCAGCGTCCGGGCTGGCGGCCGCGCAGCTGCGCGATGGCGCCGCCGATCAGCAGCAGGCACAGCGGGTCGAGCAGCAGCAGATTACGATTGGCCCAGGCCGCACGGTGGTCGCTGAAGCCCCACAGGTACAGCAGCACACCGCCGCCGAGCGCGCACAGCAGCCAGAACGGCAGTGCCAGCGCCGCCAGCCAGCGCGACCGCCGCGCCAGCGCGACCACGCCGACCGCGACCAGCAGCCCGGCCAGCAGCCATGGCCACCAGTGCCGCGCCCGTTCGCTCGGTTCCGGCGCCAGCCGCTGCGGCAGCAATTGTTGCCGTGCCTGCACCAGCGGGCGTCCGGCGCGGTTGCGCACTTCGCCCAGGCTCTCGGCCAGGCGCATCGGCACGAACGCCTCTTCCCAGCGCGACAGCGGCTTGTCGGCGAACGGCCCCAGGCCCAGGTCGAAGCCCAGCCACATCCACGGCGCTGGCGAGGCCAGGCGCACCGATTCGCTGCGATAGGTGTTGCCGCGCGAACGCCCCGACAGCTGCGCGTGCAGCGTGCCGTCCAGCGCGCGGTCCAGCGCATCGCGGACCATCGTGGCGCAGTTGGCGGTGTAGTAGTCGTAGCGGTAGCGCGCGTTTTCCGGCCGCGCGCGCCAGGCCAGCGCCTGCTGCAGCGCGCGCGCCTGCGCCGGTTCCATGTCCAGCCACTGGATGTCCACACCGCGGCCGGCGTCGCGGTACTGCGCCAGGTCCTCCTGCAACGGCAGGGCGACCAGGTAATACCTCATGTCGCCGGCGGCGAAGCGGCTGACGAAGTCCGGCTCGCTGGGATCGAAGAAGCCGAAGTTGTACGAGGTGGCCTGGCCGCTGCGCGGATCCACCACCACGATCGCGTCGTGGCCGAAGCGTTCGAAGAACACCTCGCCCGGCTGCATCGTGGCCACGCCGATGCGTGGCGCCGGTGCCGACGCGTCGTCGCCGGACGGACCGGCGGCGGGCGCTGCGCCGGTGGCGGGCGCCAGCGCGGGCGGCGCGGCAAGGTCCGCGTCGCCGGCCTGCGCGAACGCCAGCGCCGCGCAGCAGGCCAGCAGCGTGCCCAGCAGCCATTGCGGCCAGCCGCGTGCCGGCCCGCGCGACAGCGCACGCGCGATCAAGCGTCTTCCTGCGGGTCGGGCGGCAGGATGGTGACGTGGAAGGCCTGCACCCGGCGCGCGTCGGCGCGCGCCACGCGGAACGCGAAGCGTCCCAGGGTCAGCTCCTCGCCGGTTTCCGGCAGGTGGCCGATGGCCTCGGTGACCAGGCCGCCGACGGTGTCGTAGTCGTCGTCGGAGAAGTCGGCGCCGAAGCGTTCGTTGAAATCCTCGATCGGGGTCAGCGCATCGACCACGTACTGGCCGTCGGCCTGCGCGGCGATCAGCGAGGCTTCGTCCTCGGCGTCGTCGTGCTCGTCGTCGATCTCGCCGACGATCTGCTCCAGCACGTCCTCGATGGTGACCAGCCCGGCGACGCCGCCGTACTCGTCGACCACGATCGCCATGTGGTTGCGCGAGAGCCGGAACTCCTTGAGCAGCACGTTGAGCTTCTTCGACTCGGGAATCAGCACCGCCGGGCGCAGCAGCTCGCGCACCGTGCCCGGACCGTGATCGGCGACCACGCCGCGCAGCAGGTCCTTGGCCAGCAGGATGCCGAGGATGTCGTCCTTGTTCTCGCCATGCACCGGGAAGCGCGAATGGCCGGATTCGACCACCTGCTTCATCAGGTCGAGAAAGCGCGCTTCGGCCGACAGCGACACCATCTGCGAGCGCGAGACCATCACATCGCCGACGGTGAGTTCGGACACCGACAGCGCGCCTTCCATCATGCGCAGGGTATCGGCAGCGATCAGCCCGTCGTGCTGGGCGTCGCGCAGCACCTCGACCAGGTCGTCGCGGGTGTGCGGGTCGCCGGAGAAGACCGAGCTCAGGCGTTCCAGCCAGCCGCGGCGTTTTTCGTGGGTTTCCGGAGGGGAGCTACTAGAGTCGTCTTCTGACATGTTCTATGGATACGGCACCCGGTCTGCCGGGCGATGTGCGCAAGTCTAGCAGGGCCAATGGGACAGAGCCGCGACGCCGGCGGCGGCCGCGGCAGCGCGCGCGGGGACGGGTTCAGCCGCCGCTGGCGGGCGTGCGCAGCGGGTCCGGTGCCGGCGGCGCGTCCGGGTCCTCCGGCAGGTCCAGGCTGTAGCTGCAACCGGCCAGGGTCTGGCCCGGATGCGACTTC
Proteins encoded:
- a CDS encoding ABC transporter permease subunit, with the translated sequence MSAPAAAAAAPAAPPRRTLLQRLRQRRLPGARWLVIAAPYLWLLLFFAIPFLIVLRISFAEQAISSPPYSNLLDYTDGVLTLKFTLQNYLALVRDNQYIEAYWGSIKIAGISTLLTLLIGYPMAYVIARLSPSARNIAMMLVVLPSWTSFLIRVYAWIGILDSNGVLNRTLLALGLIEQPLRILYTPIAAYIGIVYCYLPFMVLPLYATLVKQDHRLLEAAYDLGARPWKAFATITLPMSRPGIVAGCMLVMIPAVGEFVIPEMLGGPDTLMIGRVLWGEFFNNRDWPAASAVAIAMLLLLMVPILIFNRYQQRQLEGGQA
- a CDS encoding ABC transporter permease subunit, which encodes MSGAGALRGGRVLRWTVLTGGFAFLYLPILLLMVYSFNSSKLATVWAGFSTKWYGELLRDRQILQAAWISLKVAFWTATASMVIGTLAAMVMTRFRRFPSKSLFGALVTAPLVMPEVIIGLSIMMMLVSMGGLIGIPPKGVTAIWAAHVTFTLSFVTVVVSSRLQELDRSLEEAAMDLGANRLKVFFLITLPIIAPALVSGWLLAFTLSLDDVVIANFVAGPNSTTLPMTVFSSVRMGLKPKINALATLMVLAVSIAAFIGWWLMARSEKRRQRDVQLALQQGG
- a CDS encoding NAD-dependent succinate-semialdehyde dehydrogenase — encoded protein: MPYDTVNPATGQVDYSLELMDAAAVEQRLAASAQAFPAWAETPLEQRGALLRQVGVQLRARREEIQRLMTAEMGKLRKEALAEIDKCADACDYYAEHAADYLREQPIATDAQRSYVRYEPLGCVLAVMPWNFPLWQVFRFLAPALMAGNVALLKHASNVPRCADAIHAALAAAGVPAGVFDVLHIDNDQAAEVLRDARIAAVTLTGSERAGRSIAANAGDQLKKCVMELGGSDAFVVLDDADLDTTVAAAVKSRFDNAGQTCIAAKRFVVVEAIADAFVRRFVAAAAERRLGDPQDEATTLAPLARQDLRDELHKQVQASIAKGAKPLLGAAPDTSTHAGYPASILDHVVPGMPAYDEELFGPVAAILRVADEAEAVRVANDTSFGLGGSVWSADRARGERVARQLQCGAAFVNAIVKSDVRLPFGGIKRSGFGRELAEHGIHEFMNIKSVYVG
- a CDS encoding magnesium and cobalt transport protein CorA yields the protein MATVPANPACVINCVHYDGHGRRNDIALEQISDVLAAPDGFVWVGMYEPADHVLQKLQEEFQLHDLAIEDTRMAHQRPKVEAYGNSLFLAVHTAQVIDERIVYGETHAFLGARFLLTVRHGASLPYAPVRERLERESALMQLGPSYALYAVLDYIVDNYQPILDEFRQSLERLEKDIFAEAYRRDTAIRLYELKRELNQMRLGVAPLQDVLSHLKRNPGPLIPDEVRLYVRDVLDHAVRTNEAIDTLREMLGTALSVNLSLVTLAQGETVKRLGAWAALLAAPTLITSWYGMNFKQMPELEWHWAYPLMIGGVGVVCLGLYLAFKRARWL
- a CDS encoding DUF4105 domain-containing protein; translated protein: MAPATGAAPAAGPSGDDASAPAPRIGVATMQPGEVFFERFGHDAIVVVDPRSGQATSYNFGFFDPSEPDFVSRFAAGDMRYYLVALPLQEDLAQYRDAGRGVDIQWLDMEPAQARALQQALAWRARPENARYRYDYYTANCATMVRDALDRALDGTLHAQLSGRSRGNTYRSESVRLASPAPWMWLGFDLGLGPFADKPLSRWEEAFVPMRLAESLGEVRNRAGRPLVQARQQLLPQRLAPEPSERARHWWPWLLAGLLVAVGVVALARRSRWLAALALPFWLLCALGGGVLLYLWGFSDHRAAWANRNLLLLDPLCLLLIGGAIAQLRGRQPGRWFGIALWTVVALAGAALLIHWLSMLQPQFNLQWIALLLPVHAALAWAFTRRRLQR
- a CDS encoding transporter associated domain-containing protein, translated to MSEDDSSSSPPETHEKRRGWLERLSSVFSGDPHTRDDLVEVLRDAQHDGLIAADTLRMMEGALSVSELTVGDVMVSRSQMVSLSAEARFLDLMKQVVESGHSRFPVHGENKDDILGILLAKDLLRGVVADHGPGTVRELLRPAVLIPESKKLNVLLKEFRLSRNHMAIVVDEYGGVAGLVTIEDVLEQIVGEIDDEHDDAEDEASLIAAQADGQYVVDALTPIEDFNERFGADFSDDDYDTVGGLVTEAIGHLPETGEELTLGRFAFRVARADARRVQAFHVTILPPDPQEDA